A stretch of the Arthrobacter stackebrandtii genome encodes the following:
- a CDS encoding Pr6Pr family membrane protein, translating to MTTTRMFAAVRFAFGATTLAAVGIQLGIHISHGFSVLNFFSYFTNLSNIFAAAVLVVESVLAWRGKDLGPAWALLRCISVVCMALVGIVFSALLRDVDLGSLLPWINTWLHYVMPVAIVADWLIFPPRHPIPLKRIGVAVLFPLAYLAYSLVRGAATGWYAYPFLNPADGGYAAVLLTCLIIAVVFVATTALAMWLGNKLGARHTSRDRSYA from the coding sequence ATGACCACCACGCGCATGTTTGCCGCCGTCCGCTTCGCCTTTGGCGCCACGACCCTCGCCGCCGTCGGAATTCAGCTGGGCATCCACATCAGCCACGGCTTCAGCGTGCTGAACTTCTTCAGCTATTTCACCAACCTGTCCAACATTTTTGCCGCCGCGGTGCTGGTGGTTGAATCGGTGCTGGCCTGGCGCGGGAAGGACCTTGGCCCGGCCTGGGCGTTGCTGCGCTGCATCTCGGTGGTGTGCATGGCACTGGTGGGCATTGTGTTCAGCGCCCTGTTGCGGGATGTCGACCTCGGCTCGCTCCTGCCCTGGATCAACACGTGGCTGCACTATGTCATGCCAGTCGCCATCGTGGCAGACTGGCTCATCTTCCCGCCCCGCCACCCCATCCCGCTCAAGCGCATCGGCGTGGCCGTGCTGTTCCCGCTGGCCTACCTCGCGTACTCGCTGGTCCGGGGCGCGGCCACCGGCTGGTACGCCTACCCTTTCCTGAACCCGGCCGACGGCGGATACGCTGCGGTCCTGCTGACCTGCCTCATCATTGCGGTGGTGTTCGTGGCCACGACGGCGCTGGCCATGTGGCTGGGCAACAAGCTCGGCGCGCGGCACACCAGCCGCGACAGGTCCTACGCCTAG
- a CDS encoding DUF1737 domain-containing protein, translating to MSAHESPLAYRLITGPDDRVFCERVSEALAEGYVLHGGPAVTFDGTSVVAAQAVILPAAVAVSDAAVATAVDDLDAELEFDGEGIA from the coding sequence ATGTCCGCGCACGAATCCCCCCTGGCCTACCGGCTCATCACCGGCCCCGACGACCGCGTCTTTTGTGAGCGGGTTTCGGAAGCCCTCGCGGAAGGGTATGTGCTCCATGGCGGACCGGCCGTGACCTTTGACGGCACCTCCGTGGTGGCCGCCCAGGCCGTGATCCTGCCCGCCGCCGTGGCCGTCAGCGACGCCGCTGTCGCCACCGCGGTTGACGATCTGGACGCCGAACTTGAGTTCGACGGCGAGGGCATCGCATGA
- a CDS encoding rhodanese-like domain-containing protein, giving the protein MSYAGDVSPESAWERVAAGAVLVDVRTEGEWQHIGVPDISALNAKPAFIQWNLGSGHNNPDFLRELAEVVQPGTELVVLCRSGARSIAAAEAATAAGYTAWNILEGFEGEPDRYGERVVNGWKNRKLPWH; this is encoded by the coding sequence ATGAGCTACGCAGGTGACGTGAGCCCGGAATCGGCGTGGGAGCGCGTGGCGGCGGGCGCCGTCCTGGTGGACGTGCGCACCGAGGGTGAATGGCAGCACATCGGCGTGCCGGACATTTCGGCGCTGAACGCCAAGCCCGCCTTCATCCAGTGGAACCTGGGCAGCGGCCACAACAACCCGGACTTCCTGCGCGAGCTGGCCGAGGTGGTCCAGCCGGGAACCGAGCTGGTGGTGCTGTGCCGTTCCGGCGCCCGCTCCATCGCCGCCGCCGAGGCGGCAACCGCCGCCGGCTACACGGCGTGGAACATCCTCGAGGGGTTTGAAGGCGAGCCCGACCGCTACGGCGAACGCGTGGTCAACGGCTGGAAGAACCGCAAGCTGCCCTGGCACTAG
- a CDS encoding O-succinylhomoserine sulfhydrylase, whose translation MSNFNEHAATWAEDTQAVRGGLDRSNFQETSEALFLNSGFVYESAEAAEQAFTGEVDRFVYSRYGNPSVATFQERLRLLEGKEACFATASGMSAVFTALGALLAAGDRVVASRSLFGSCFVILNELLPRWGVETVFVDGPDLEQWREALSVPTTAVFFESPSNPMQEIIDVQAVCDLAHAAGAQVVADNVFATPLLQRCGDFGADIIVYSGTKHIDGQGRVLGGAILGTKEFIDGPVKNLMRHTGPALSSFNAWVLTKGLETMNLRVTHSCNNALALGEFLEAQPQVARVLYPHLPSHPQYELAKKQMKAGGTVLTFELAEPASGTRKDAAFALLNALSIIDISNNLGDAKSLITHPATTTHRAMGPEGRAAIGLSDGFLRLSVGLEDLDDLKKDLAAALAAI comes from the coding sequence TTGAGCAACTTTAATGAGCACGCAGCCACATGGGCAGAGGACACCCAAGCCGTCCGCGGCGGCCTTGACCGCAGCAACTTCCAGGAAACGTCCGAGGCCCTGTTCCTGAACTCCGGGTTTGTGTACGAGTCCGCGGAGGCCGCCGAGCAGGCGTTCACGGGCGAGGTGGACCGGTTCGTGTACTCACGCTACGGCAACCCGTCGGTGGCCACGTTCCAGGAACGGCTGCGGCTGTTGGAGGGCAAGGAGGCATGCTTTGCGACGGCGTCCGGCATGTCGGCCGTGTTCACCGCCCTGGGCGCGCTGCTCGCTGCCGGGGACCGGGTGGTGGCGTCGCGCTCGCTCTTCGGCTCCTGCTTTGTGATCCTGAACGAACTGCTCCCGCGCTGGGGCGTGGAGACCGTGTTTGTGGACGGGCCGGACTTGGAGCAGTGGCGCGAGGCGCTCTCGGTGCCGACCACGGCCGTGTTCTTTGAGTCCCCGTCGAACCCGATGCAGGAGATCATCGACGTCCAGGCCGTGTGCGACCTCGCCCATGCGGCGGGCGCGCAGGTGGTGGCCGACAACGTGTTCGCGACCCCGCTGCTGCAGCGCTGCGGCGACTTCGGCGCGGACATCATCGTGTATTCGGGCACCAAGCACATTGACGGCCAGGGCCGCGTGCTGGGCGGAGCCATCCTGGGCACGAAGGAGTTCATCGACGGGCCCGTGAAGAACCTCATGCGCCACACCGGGCCGGCGCTGTCATCGTTCAATGCCTGGGTGCTGACGAAGGGCCTGGAGACCATGAACCTGCGCGTGACGCACTCGTGCAACAACGCGCTGGCGCTCGGCGAATTCCTCGAGGCGCAGCCGCAGGTGGCCCGCGTGCTGTACCCCCACCTGCCCTCGCACCCGCAGTACGAGCTGGCCAAAAAGCAGATGAAGGCCGGCGGCACCGTGCTGACATTTGAGCTGGCCGAACCGGCCTCCGGAACGCGCAAGGACGCCGCGTTTGCCTTGCTTAACGCGCTGTCCATCATCGACATCTCCAACAACCTGGGCGATGCGAAGTCCCTGATCACGCACCCGGCCACCACCACCCACCGCGCCATGGGGCCGGAGGGCCGTGCAGCGATTGGGCTCTCCGACGGTTTCCTGCGTTTGTCCGTGGGACTCGAGGACCTGGACGACCTCAAGAAGGACCTCGCGGCGGCGCTGGCAGCAATCTAG
- a CDS encoding UDP-N-acetylglucosamine 1-carboxyvinyltransferase: protein MTQVAAETVGVLVRDARNEKGWTQGELASHLGTSQSAVARMEQGKQNLSLKMIQRMEDLLEANLFSVGAVSKNAVTHLRVHGGRQLSGSVDVNTSKNAGVALLCASLLNRGTTTLRRVARIEEVNRIVELLTSIGVECTWLDDNDLQIRRPEVLDLAQMDIAAAKRTRSVIMLLGPLLDEENPYRIPYAGGCDLGTRTVEPHMQALREFGLDVNAHDGFYLVQAPRSDGEDRTFVLTERGDTVTENAIMAAAHREGTTVIRNASPNYMVQDLCFYLQGLGVTVEGVGSTTLTIKGKSRIDVDIEYAPSEDPIEAMSLITAGIVTKSEVTVRRVPIEFMEIELKVLEQMGFRYLKSAEYVARNGKTRLVDITTLPSELKAAPDKIHPMPFPGLNIDNLPFFAVIASCAEGTTLIHDWVYENRAIYLTELNRLGAGVRLLDPHRIDITGPTAWRAAEIGCPPALRPAACILLAMLAAKGTSELRNIYVIERGYEDLAERLNTVGAEIEYFQD, encoded by the coding sequence ATGACTCAAGTGGCTGCAGAAACTGTCGGCGTTTTGGTGCGGGATGCACGGAACGAAAAAGGCTGGACCCAGGGCGAGCTGGCATCCCATCTCGGAACCAGCCAGAGTGCCGTGGCGCGGATGGAACAGGGCAAGCAGAATCTGAGCCTGAAGATGATCCAACGCATGGAAGACCTCCTCGAGGCGAATCTCTTCAGCGTCGGGGCCGTGTCCAAAAACGCCGTCACCCACCTGCGCGTGCACGGCGGCCGCCAGCTTTCCGGCAGCGTTGACGTGAACACCAGCAAGAACGCAGGCGTGGCTCTGCTGTGCGCCAGCCTGCTGAACCGCGGCACCACCACCTTGCGCCGCGTGGCCCGGATTGAGGAGGTCAACCGCATTGTTGAGCTGTTGACGTCCATTGGCGTCGAATGCACCTGGCTCGATGACAACGACCTGCAGATCCGCCGCCCGGAGGTGCTGGACCTGGCGCAGATGGACATCGCCGCCGCCAAGCGCACCCGCAGTGTCATCATGCTGCTGGGCCCGCTCCTGGACGAGGAAAACCCCTACCGCATCCCCTACGCCGGCGGCTGCGACCTTGGCACCCGCACCGTGGAGCCGCACATGCAGGCACTGCGCGAGTTCGGCTTGGACGTCAACGCCCACGACGGCTTCTACCTGGTCCAGGCCCCTCGCAGCGACGGCGAAGACCGCACCTTTGTGCTCACCGAGCGCGGGGACACCGTCACCGAAAACGCCATCATGGCCGCCGCCCACCGCGAGGGCACCACCGTCATCCGCAACGCCAGCCCCAACTACATGGTCCAGGACCTCTGCTTCTACCTGCAGGGCCTGGGCGTCACGGTGGAAGGCGTGGGCTCCACCACGCTGACCATCAAGGGCAAGTCCCGCATCGACGTGGACATTGAGTACGCCCCCTCCGAGGATCCCATCGAGGCCATGTCGCTCATCACGGCAGGCATCGTGACCAAGTCCGAGGTCACCGTGCGCCGCGTACCCATCGAGTTCATGGAAATTGAGCTCAAGGTGCTCGAGCAGATGGGCTTCCGCTACCTCAAGTCGGCCGAGTACGTGGCACGCAACGGCAAGACCCGCCTCGTGGACATCACCACGCTGCCCTCCGAACTGAAGGCCGCACCGGACAAGATCCACCCCATGCCTTTCCCCGGCCTGAACATCGACAACCTGCCGTTCTTCGCCGTCATCGCCTCCTGCGCCGAGGGCACCACGCTGATCCACGACTGGGTCTACGAGAACCGTGCCATCTACCTCACGGAACTGAACCGCCTCGGCGCCGGCGTCCGCCTGCTGGATCCGCACCGCATCGACATCACCGGCCCCACCGCCTGGCGCGCCGCGGAAATCGGCTGCCCGCCGGCACTGCGCCCGGCAGCCTGCATCCTGCTGGCCATGCTCGCCGCGAAGGGCACCTCCGAGCTGCGCAACATCTACGTCATCGAGCGCGGCTACGAGGACCTGGCCGAGCGCCTCAACACCGTGGGCGCCGAGATCGAATACTTTCAGGACTGA
- a CDS encoding LacI family DNA-binding transcriptional regulator, producing MARKATSQDVANRAGVSRSAVSFVLNGRADGNIAKDKQLRILAAAKELNYTPNAVARSLQAQRTHTIGVVTDTIAGGPFAGELLQGASSAAFDAGYLLLVIETQNQEARENSAFTMLLDRQVDALVFAAESMRPHTPHPAMHGVPAVLANCFDPEGGLRSVMADEVAGGRSATQILLDSRHINIAYLSGPLDAVAAQRRTEGFDTAIAASGRPPIKAVETGWDINDGYAAAMRLFSDDGGHSPKHDRPTGVVCANDRVALGVMLACARLGLRVPEDLSIVGYDNHDPLAKTTVPGLTTVAIPHREMGEKAVEILLGELSNGIRKESSGTVLIPCPVVMRGSVAAPPLR from the coding sequence ATGGCACGCAAGGCCACTTCCCAGGACGTTGCCAACCGCGCCGGCGTTTCCCGCAGCGCAGTCAGCTTCGTGCTAAACGGCAGGGCGGACGGCAATATCGCCAAGGACAAGCAGCTGCGCATTCTGGCGGCCGCCAAGGAACTGAACTACACGCCCAACGCCGTCGCGCGTTCACTACAGGCCCAGCGGACCCACACCATCGGGGTTGTCACCGACACCATCGCCGGCGGCCCGTTCGCCGGTGAGCTCCTGCAGGGTGCCAGCAGCGCCGCGTTCGATGCCGGATACCTGTTGTTGGTCATCGAGACCCAAAATCAGGAGGCCCGCGAAAACAGTGCATTCACCATGCTTCTGGACCGGCAGGTGGACGCCCTGGTGTTTGCCGCGGAGAGCATGCGTCCGCACACGCCACACCCGGCCATGCACGGAGTTCCTGCCGTTCTTGCCAACTGCTTTGACCCGGAGGGCGGGCTTCGCTCCGTCATGGCGGACGAGGTTGCGGGCGGGCGCAGCGCAACGCAAATCCTGCTCGACAGCCGCCACATCAATATTGCGTACCTCTCCGGCCCCCTCGACGCGGTCGCCGCACAGCGCCGCACCGAGGGTTTTGACACCGCCATTGCTGCCTCCGGCCGTCCCCCCATCAAGGCTGTGGAAACCGGCTGGGACATCAATGACGGTTACGCCGCCGCCATGCGCCTTTTCTCGGACGACGGCGGCCACTCGCCGAAGCACGACCGGCCCACCGGTGTTGTGTGCGCCAATGACCGGGTGGCCCTTGGCGTCATGCTCGCCTGTGCCCGGCTGGGACTGCGTGTCCCCGAGGACCTCAGCATCGTAGGCTACGACAACCACGATCCTCTCGCCAAGACCACCGTGCCGGGCCTGACCACGGTGGCGATCCCCCACCGTGAAATGGGCGAAAAGGCCGTGGAAATTCTGCTGGGCGAGCTCAGCAATGGAATCCGCAAGGAATCTTCCGGAACTGTCTTGATTCCCTGCCCCGTAGTGATGCGCGGCTCCGTGGCAGCGCCGCCGCTGCGCTAA
- a CDS encoding L-lactate dehydrogenase: MTIPRNTKLTVVGAGSVGTALAYAALIRGSAREVVLYDIATAKAEAEVLDLAHGTPFVGSSSITGGSDIGLTAGSDVVVITAGAKQEPGQTRLELAGVNVGIMSKMLPALIELSPHAVYILVTNPCDVLTAVAERITDLPPGRIFSSGTVLDSARLRWLVAEAAGVAPQSVHALIVGEHGDTEFPLWSAATIGQTPLPEWTDSSGALLFPRERLETLTHDVVHAAYKVIAGKGATNYAIGLSGARIVEAVLRDERAVLPVSSVLHGYRGIDGVALSVPSIVGAGGVQRVLDTPMDDREAEQLQHSAQTLADSIALFT, from the coding sequence ATGACGATCCCACGGAACACAAAACTGACCGTTGTCGGCGCCGGAAGCGTCGGCACTGCCCTGGCCTACGCCGCCCTGATCCGCGGTTCCGCGCGCGAGGTGGTGCTGTACGACATCGCCACCGCCAAGGCGGAGGCCGAGGTGCTGGACCTGGCGCACGGGACTCCGTTCGTTGGCTCCTCAAGCATTACCGGAGGCAGCGACATCGGGCTGACGGCGGGATCCGACGTCGTGGTCATCACGGCCGGCGCCAAACAGGAGCCGGGCCAGACTCGGCTGGAACTGGCAGGCGTCAATGTAGGCATCATGTCCAAGATGCTGCCGGCGCTGATCGAGCTCTCGCCGCACGCGGTCTATATCCTGGTGACAAACCCGTGCGACGTCCTCACCGCCGTGGCCGAACGCATCACGGACCTGCCGCCCGGGCGGATCTTCAGCTCCGGCACGGTGCTGGACTCGGCGCGGCTGCGCTGGCTCGTGGCGGAGGCTGCCGGCGTGGCGCCGCAGAGTGTGCACGCGCTAATTGTTGGCGAGCACGGAGACACCGAATTTCCGCTGTGGTCGGCTGCTACGATTGGGCAGACGCCGCTGCCGGAATGGACCGATTCCTCCGGCGCGCTGCTGTTTCCGCGGGAGCGGCTGGAGACCCTGACCCACGACGTCGTCCACGCGGCCTACAAGGTCATCGCCGGCAAGGGCGCCACGAACTACGCGATCGGGCTCTCCGGGGCGCGCATCGTTGAGGCCGTGCTGCGAGACGAACGTGCGGTTTTGCCAGTGTCCAGCGTGCTGCACGGGTACCGGGGGATCGACGGCGTGGCGCTGAGCGTGCCGTCGATCGTTGGTGCCGGCGGCGTGCAGCGCGTGCTCGACACGCCCATGGACGACCGCGAAGCCGAACAGCTGCAGCACTCGGCGCAGACCCTGGCCGACTCCATCGCGCTGTTCACCTGA
- a CDS encoding glycoside hydrolase family 32 protein, whose amino-acid sequence MSTTDPALRDPAFPALHGRPDQGWINDPNGAIFVDGVHHLFFQYNPDAPIHGNVHWGHATSTDLVRWTQQPTALFPRKGGPDAVGAWSGVIAMDGDVPTAYYTGIAETEHESLVLTATSDRTLIDWKQADEGIAGMPDEPNIGDVRDPFLFTFNGSQYAIQGAGYKDGTPAILLYRCHTMTNWEYLGPLVTGGTDVAQEWAPAQIWECPQLFEVDGQWILMLSLWNRDDHSMDRVSYLTGELSEGGAGLKFLPTGGGLVDSGPDFYAPQVVAGTATEPRTLMWGWSWEKSRNHADTLASGWAGVLSYARVLSFRDGVLHSEPVAEVDTLRAGLLSDGAPDFSLPQATRAFEVLAPGAVELVFVDGGSERTVAAIPAGRILVDGSLLEVFAGDAPAHTVRAYPTATSHFEVRGAATVHALAL is encoded by the coding sequence GTGAGCACCACCGACCCCGCCCTCCGCGACCCCGCGTTCCCTGCCCTCCACGGCCGCCCGGACCAGGGCTGGATCAACGACCCCAACGGCGCCATCTTCGTGGACGGCGTCCACCACCTGTTCTTCCAGTACAACCCGGATGCGCCCATCCACGGCAACGTCCACTGGGGCCACGCCACCTCCACCGACCTGGTCCGCTGGACCCAGCAGCCCACCGCACTGTTCCCGCGCAAGGGCGGCCCGGACGCCGTCGGTGCCTGGTCAGGAGTCATTGCCATGGACGGGGACGTGCCCACCGCCTACTACACGGGCATCGCCGAAACCGAGCACGAATCCCTTGTACTGACGGCCACCTCGGACCGCACACTGATCGATTGGAAGCAGGCCGACGAAGGCATCGCCGGCATGCCGGATGAACCCAACATCGGCGACGTCCGCGACCCCTTCCTCTTCACCTTCAACGGCAGCCAGTACGCCATCCAGGGCGCCGGCTACAAGGACGGCACCCCCGCCATCCTGCTCTACCGCTGCCACACCATGACCAACTGGGAATACCTTGGCCCGCTCGTCACCGGCGGCACGGACGTTGCCCAGGAGTGGGCGCCCGCGCAGATCTGGGAATGCCCGCAGCTGTTCGAGGTGGACGGACAGTGGATCCTCATGCTCTCCCTCTGGAACCGCGACGACCACTCAATGGACCGTGTCAGCTACCTGACAGGCGAGCTCAGCGAGGGCGGTGCCGGACTGAAGTTCCTGCCCACCGGCGGGGGCCTGGTTGATTCCGGCCCCGACTTCTACGCCCCCCAGGTGGTGGCCGGCACCGCAACAGAGCCGCGCACCCTGATGTGGGGCTGGAGCTGGGAAAAATCCCGGAACCACGCCGACACCCTCGCCTCGGGCTGGGCCGGCGTGCTCAGCTACGCGCGCGTCCTGTCCTTCCGCGACGGTGTGCTGCACTCGGAACCCGTGGCAGAGGTGGACACGCTGCGTGCCGGCCTGCTGTCCGACGGCGCGCCCGATTTCTCCCTGCCGCAAGCCACCCGCGCGTTCGAGGTCCTCGCACCCGGGGCCGTGGAACTCGTATTTGTTGACGGCGGCAGTGAGCGGACAGTGGCCGCCATCCCTGCCGGGCGCATCCTCGTTGACGGCTCCCTCCTGGAGGTCTTCGCCGGGGACGCACCTGCCCACACTGTGCGCGCCTACCCCACGGCGACCTCGCACTTTGAGGTGCGCGGCGCCGCCACGGTGCACGCCCTGGCGCTTTAG
- a CDS encoding carbohydrate ABC transporter permease, which translates to MTTISVKESNPVPGRGALPPRKKVRITGRTAGRAAILIVATFLTLGPVVWTVMTSMRPPTESLGGGGSFFSGLSFNSYADVFKQVNMWLLIWNSALVTGIIAVGQMFTAALAGYVFARIDFKGRGVLFSVVLATMMVPMQVTIVPVFMLIRGMGLSDTLLALILPAIPTAFGTFLMRQFFIGLPGELAEAAAIDGASPLRTFRSVYLPLAWPGLAVVGILAFNFHWNEFFRPLIMTISEENFTMPLGLVSLQGNMGTGSVATVLAGVVLSMIPALVVFLFGQRYLREGLTAGVNK; encoded by the coding sequence ATGACCACCATTTCCGTGAAAGAAAGCAATCCCGTCCCCGGCCGCGGCGCCTTGCCGCCCCGCAAGAAGGTCCGCATCACCGGGCGCACCGCAGGCCGCGCAGCCATCCTCATCGTTGCAACATTCCTGACTCTTGGCCCCGTGGTGTGGACGGTCATGACGTCCATGCGCCCGCCCACCGAATCCCTGGGAGGCGGAGGATCCTTCTTCTCCGGCCTGAGTTTCAACTCTTATGCCGACGTGTTCAAGCAGGTCAACATGTGGCTGCTGATCTGGAACTCGGCGCTGGTCACCGGCATCATCGCTGTGGGCCAGATGTTCACTGCGGCACTCGCCGGCTATGTTTTTGCCCGCATCGACTTCAAGGGCCGCGGTGTGCTGTTCAGCGTGGTCCTGGCCACCATGATGGTCCCCATGCAGGTCACGATCGTCCCGGTCTTCATGCTGATCCGCGGCATGGGCCTCTCGGACACGCTGCTGGCCCTGATTCTGCCGGCCATTCCGACGGCGTTCGGCACCTTCCTGATGCGCCAATTCTTCATCGGGCTGCCGGGTGAGCTGGCGGAGGCCGCCGCGATCGACGGCGCATCCCCCTTGCGCACCTTCCGTTCCGTTTACCTGCCGCTCGCCTGGCCGGGGCTGGCTGTTGTGGGCATTCTCGCCTTCAACTTCCACTGGAACGAATTCTTCCGGCCGCTCATCATGACCATCAGCGAGGAAAACTTCACCATGCCCCTGGGCCTGGTCTCGCTGCAGGGCAACATGGGCACCGGCTCCGTTGCCACCGTCCTTGCCGGGGTGGTGCTGTCCATGATCCCCGCCCTCGTGGTGTTCCTGTTCGGCCAGCGCTACCTGCGCGAGGGCCTCACCGCCGGCGTTAACAAGTAA
- a CDS encoding carbohydrate ABC transporter permease has protein sequence MSTTVEQTRAGAKVPAAKNAGTGQGSGRDKGGKRLAALFLAPTIIGIAIFTLVPIVASLTLAFFRWDIISAPEFVGVDNFVSIGADPTIRRAFLNTVGFVAVAVTLQLSVSIGLAVLIQSKMPNWLRTFFRSTFFLPLVLSASSVSIIMSYLFNQNFGLVNQVIALVGIPAVPWLTSQGGAMVVIILVYVWQNFGFTFLLIVGGLSSIPTEMYEASSIDGATGWKQFKNITLPLLSPTLLVASVMAIISALQIFDQPYVITRGGPGDSTRTAVMVIYETAFKQLDFGRAFAIGIVLTLLIMLVTAIQFRLSRRFVHYN, from the coding sequence ATGTCCACCACAGTCGAGCAAACCCGTGCCGGCGCCAAGGTGCCGGCGGCCAAGAATGCCGGGACCGGGCAGGGATCCGGCAGGGACAAGGGAGGCAAACGCCTCGCCGCACTGTTCCTGGCCCCCACCATCATCGGCATCGCCATCTTCACCCTGGTGCCCATCGTCGCCTCACTGACCCTGGCATTCTTCCGCTGGGACATCATCAGCGCCCCGGAATTCGTGGGCGTGGACAACTTTGTCTCCATCGGCGCCGACCCCACCATCCGCAGGGCGTTCCTGAACACGGTGGGCTTCGTGGCGGTGGCCGTGACCCTGCAGCTGAGCGTCTCGATCGGCCTGGCCGTGCTCATCCAATCCAAGATGCCCAACTGGCTGCGCACCTTCTTCCGCTCCACGTTCTTCCTGCCGCTGGTGCTTTCGGCCTCCAGCGTGTCCATCATCATGAGCTACCTGTTCAACCAGAACTTCGGGCTGGTCAATCAGGTCATCGCCCTGGTGGGCATCCCGGCAGTGCCGTGGCTGACATCGCAGGGCGGGGCCATGGTGGTCATCATCCTGGTCTACGTCTGGCAGAACTTCGGCTTCACGTTCCTGCTCATCGTTGGCGGGCTCAGCTCCATCCCCACTGAAATGTACGAGGCGTCCTCCATTGACGGGGCCACGGGCTGGAAGCAGTTCAAGAACATCACGCTGCCCCTGCTCAGCCCCACGCTTCTGGTGGCCAGCGTCATGGCGATCATCTCCGCCCTGCAAATCTTTGACCAGCCGTACGTCATCACCCGCGGCGGCCCCGGCGACTCCACCCGCACGGCCGTCATGGTCATCTATGAAACAGCCTTCAAGCAGCTCGACTTTGGCCGCGCCTTCGCCATCGGCATCGTGCTGACGCTGCTGATCATGCTGGTGACGGCCATCCAATTCCGCCTCTCACGACGCTTCGTGCACTACAACTAG
- a CDS encoding extracellular solute-binding protein, translating to MSDVTRRAMLGLLGVGAVGAVGASWPRLTGADIPGRGSESLNVAILGNAQDAASRANLVKAFSAAHPNIKVRIQAIQGADWGDFFAKILTMVAAGTSPDVVLVATEGAQLFAERLAEPLDAFVKRDRTDVQDYFDDVHPSLVEAFMYQGSLFQLPLDFNSANMYMNTGAFAKAGLARPADNWTHDDFYNSLTAMKKTGGKQFVPYYWTNRLFGGVVPWLYVNDTSFLKETRSTGGSWFWDSFYANDPTRGMRSGGYQWLEPNAEDPKVAESFEFLRTLVAEGLGTSPAQGGGNELVAQFASGLIGTTPAGGYWVEGLHEAGMGENDFDVQFFPKWRTQRHQFGAAGYAIMKTSTRKDEAWEWIKFCASKEAMELAMPNPNTTPTRRSMVNEALYSGKGPAHWQVFYDTLDKFPSSGPIPAPPQQAAVESALIKNVLGAVTGSAANIRPAMSTLQRDLELAMRRV from the coding sequence ATGAGTGACGTAACAAGACGGGCCATGCTGGGGTTGCTCGGCGTTGGCGCGGTCGGTGCAGTCGGGGCAAGCTGGCCCCGGCTGACAGGAGCAGACATCCCAGGGCGGGGTTCGGAGTCGCTCAATGTTGCCATCCTGGGCAATGCGCAGGACGCTGCCAGCCGCGCCAACCTGGTCAAGGCTTTTTCTGCCGCCCATCCGAACATCAAGGTGCGGATCCAGGCCATCCAGGGCGCCGACTGGGGCGACTTCTTCGCGAAGATCCTCACCATGGTTGCCGCCGGAACCTCACCGGATGTGGTGCTGGTGGCCACGGAAGGCGCCCAGCTGTTCGCCGAACGCCTGGCCGAGCCGCTGGACGCGTTCGTCAAGCGGGACCGCACGGACGTGCAGGACTACTTTGACGACGTGCACCCTTCCCTGGTGGAGGCGTTCATGTACCAGGGCAGCCTGTTCCAGCTTCCGCTGGATTTCAACAGCGCCAACATGTACATGAACACAGGTGCCTTCGCCAAGGCAGGCCTGGCCCGCCCTGCGGACAACTGGACGCACGACGACTTCTACAATTCACTCACGGCCATGAAAAAGACCGGCGGCAAGCAGTTTGTGCCGTACTACTGGACCAACCGGCTCTTCGGCGGTGTGGTGCCGTGGCTGTACGTCAACGACACAAGCTTCCTGAAGGAGACGCGCAGCACCGGCGGAAGCTGGTTCTGGGACTCCTTCTATGCCAACGACCCCACCCGCGGCATGCGCTCCGGCGGCTACCAGTGGCTTGAGCCCAACGCCGAGGACCCCAAGGTGGCAGAGAGCTTCGAATTCCTGCGCACCCTGGTCGCCGAGGGTCTGGGCACCAGCCCGGCCCAGGGCGGCGGCAACGAGCTCGTGGCACAGTTCGCCTCGGGCCTCATTGGCACCACACCTGCCGGCGGCTATTGGGTCGAGGGCCTGCACGAGGCCGGCATGGGCGAAAACGACTTCGATGTGCAGTTCTTCCCGAAGTGGCGGACCCAGCGGCACCAGTTTGGCGCAGCCGGCTACGCGATCATGAAGACCTCCACCCGCAAGGACGAGGCCTGGGAATGGATCAAGTTCTGTGCATCCAAGGAGGCCATGGAGCTGGCCATGCCCAACCCCAACACCACGCCCACCCGCCGCTCCATGGTGAATGAGGCACTGTACTCGGGCAAGGGGCCGGCCCACTGGCAGGTCTTCTACGACACCCTGGACAAGTTCCCCAGTTCCGGTCCCATCCCCGCACCGCCGCAGCAGGCCGCCGTCGAAAGCGCCTTGATCAAAAATGTCCTCGGCGCCGTGACCGGCTCCGCCGCCAATATCCGGCCGGCCATGTCCACGCTCCAGCGTGACCTCGAGCTCGCCATGAGGAGGGTCTAA